From the genome of Streptomyces sp. SID8374:
TCGTCCTCACCCTCCTCGGCCTCGCCGCCTGGCGGGCCGACTCCCTCCCCTTCATCGGCGGCGGTACGACGTACAGCGCCGACTTCACCGAATCCGCCGGGCTCTCCGACGGCGACGAGGTACGGATCGCCGGAGTGAAGGTCGGCAAGGTCACCGGGGTCTCGCTCGACGGGCCCCGCGTGAAGGTCGACTTCAAGGTCGAGGACGCCTGGATCGGCAACGCCTCCACCGTGGGCATCGCCGTCAAGACCCTCCTCGGCGAGAAGTACCTCGCCGTCGATCCGCTCGGCAACGCCCCGCAGGACCCCGGCTCCCGCATCGCCGCGAGCCGCACGACCTCCCCGTACGACGTCACCCAGGCGTTCAACGGGCTCGGCGAGACCATCGAGGAGATCGACACCGACCAGCTCGCCAAGAGCTTCGAGACGATCTCCGCCACCTTCAAGGACTCCCCGCCCCATGTCCGCAGCGCGGCGGAAGGGCTCTCCGCCCTCTCCCGTACGGTCTCCCAGCGCGACGCCCAGCTGGCCACCCTGCTCCGGAGCAGCAAACGCCTCACGAAGACCCTCGCGGGCAAGAACAGCAGCTTCGAGACCCTCCTGGAGGACGGGAACCTGCTGCTCGGCGAGATCCAGGCCCGCCGCGACGCCATCCACCTGCTGCTCACCGGCACCCGCAGCCTCGGCGTCCAGCTCACCGGACTCGTCGAGGACAACGACAAGCAGCTCGGTCCGACCCTCGCCTCCCTCGGCCGGGTCACCGCCGTCCTCGCGAAGAACCGCAAGAGCCTGGACAAGGTCCTCGCCATGACCGGCTCGTACAGCCGGCTCGTCGGCAACACCCTGGGCAACGGGCGGTGGTTCGACACATACGCCTGTGGAGTCGTCCCCCGGAACTACCTTCCCGCCGGCACACCCCCGGCGACCGGATGCATGCCACC
Proteins encoded in this window:
- a CDS encoding MCE family protein, coding for MTLTPVRERNPVAVALVGLLVLTLLGLAAWRADSLPFIGGGTTYSADFTESAGLSDGDEVRIAGVKVGKVTGVSLDGPRVKVDFKVEDAWIGNASTVGIAVKTLLGEKYLAVDPLGNAPQDPGSRIAASRTTSPYDVTQAFNGLGETIEEIDTDQLAKSFETISATFKDSPPHVRSAAEGLSALSRTVSQRDAQLATLLRSSKRLTKTLAGKNSSFETLLEDGNLLLGEIQARRDAIHLLLTGTRSLGVQLTGLVEDNDKQLGPTLASLGRVTAVLAKNRKSLDKVLAMTGSYSRLVGNTLGNGRWFDTYACGVVPRNYLPAGTPPATGCMPPKQGGR